The proteins below are encoded in one region of Triticum aestivum cultivar Chinese Spring chromosome 1B, IWGSC CS RefSeq v2.1, whole genome shotgun sequence:
- the LOC123095634 gene encoding uncharacterized protein gives MAPTPSFLFGAAPEDTPAADMSAHAMVPDLSDAVARARLRRQAASGPGRQQAASRGGALPRKTPQRGLGVAELERLRCGGVDPLRDLNSAAAAAMLEAAAANLQAQGNSVVLQHHHDYLPAFDAATGSRYYSPLLVQPPPAPPAPQPQPQAPVRYVQGMAPEQQYFMDRWDRMGGFVPAGSGHQPQLQVPAPECPSSQSTIWRPACSSASCGCLHAGQRCDLCSKMMVAMADRGTRSPATATANAPYYSIYDLAATMAMTAACKETTGQGFLAPEGRKEVREIEFFPTRVTSHGGPDESELRRKPPSSSWPSGGVGGSLDLSLRL, from the exons ATGGCGCCCACGCCCTCCTTCCTCTTCGGCGCCGCCCCGGAGGACACGCCGGCGGCTGACATGTCGGCCCATGCCATGGTGCCAGACCTCTCCGACGCGGTGGCGCGGGCGAGGCTGCGCCGGCAGGCGGCGTCCGGGCCGGGGAGGCAGCAGGCGGCCTCCCGCGGCGGGGCGCTGCCCAGGAAGACCCCGCAGCGCGGCCTCGGCGTGGCGGAGCTCGAGCGCCTGCGCTGCGGCGGCGTCGACCCGCTGCGCGACCTCAACTCCGCGGCCGCGGCCGCCATgctggaggccgccgccgccaacctgcAGGCGCAGGGCAACTCCGTCGTCCTGCAGCACCACCACGACTACCTGCCCGCCTTCGACGCCGCCACCGGCTCGCGCTACTACTCGCCGCTCCtggtccagccgccgcccgcccctccggcgccgcagccgcagccgcaggcTCCCGTCCGCTACGTCCAGGGCATGGCGCCCGAGCAGCAGTACTTCATGGACCGCTGGGACCGCATGGGGGGCTTCGTCCCGGCGGGCAGTGGCCACCAGCCGCAGCTCCAGGTGCCGGCGCCAGAGTGCCCTTCAAGCCAAAGCACCATCTGGCGTCCGGCGTGCTCCTCCGCCTCCTGCGGCTGCCTCCACGCGGGCCAACGCTGCGACCTCTGCTCCAAG ATGATGGTGGCCATGGCAGATAGAGGAACAAGGAGccctgccaccgccaccgccaacGCGCCATACTACTCCATCTACGATCTCGCCGCCACCATGGCCATGACCGCCGCTTGCAAG GAGACGACCGGACAAGGGTTCTTGGCACCGGAGGGGAGGAAGGAGGTGCGGGAGATCGAGTTCTTCCCGACGAGGGTCACCAGCCACGGCGGTCCAGACGAGTCAGAGCTGCGTAGGAAGCCGCCTTCCTCCTCCTGGCCGTCCGGCGGCGTCGGTGGCTCCCTGGACCTGTCCCTGAGGCTCTAG